The Apium graveolens cultivar Ventura chromosome 10, ASM990537v1, whole genome shotgun sequence nucleotide sequence CGATGTTATTGTATTATGTTTGGTTTTCTATGGTTATAGTCAGTAGAGGTTAGGTAGAAGTTGAGGGTAGgaagggggatgttttccagtttttcctctattttATCCTGCTGTATCATTGTACCTTATGCCCAAACTTATTGTACCTAAACTTCTTTATTATGCACTATTGAAGCCTTATATAAATATTTCGCTTTGTAAACCCTGGAAATCTTTATCAACTCTTTTACATACCATGCTTCTAAATACCTTGTAAATCCTATCTTATACCATGTGAGGACCATAACTGAGGAgtgaattatgtagtaataggattgcattGTGCAagtgggtaaagcttaaaacccacAAATGGTTTCAAAAAGAATCTTtattgttatatatgccatgctattgtattactaaataattgctcaatcaggatTGTAAAGAATGGTCACATCACCAAATCACCAATCAAAAATTCAAACCCAagaccaagaactaaaccaagataCTTCTATGATGAACCGACTTGTTCAGCTTTTGTAACAACATGTAGCCCCTAAAGTCGGAAACTTTAAACATTTTCAGTCCGTGCATCTCCCATAGTTTGTAGGATTGCTAGAACTGAttaaagctcagtcgtggttgagagaaatggaaaagcGTTCGAGTTAGCGGAAGTTAATGATGAGAAAAAGGcgcagtacgcaagttattaccTTTAGGTTGAGGAAGGTTATAGGTAGAAATCTTCAAAGGCGCTGCTTGAAGGAAAATTTATAATCTAGGAGAAGTTTACGAAGATgttttagagaagtattttccaaattatatgcaagaccagttgAAGATGAGGTTTCTGAATCTGAGACAAGAAGACGTGATTTGTTTTAAGTATAATCAAGAAGGTCAATATTCGACGGAATGCCCAAGTGAAACAGGGAAGATGGAattgacttattttaaatatggaaaggtgggccatatgtCAAGGAACTGTAAGGGGCTTGTTCAGAAGGCGAATGTGCTTAGGATTACTGGACCATCGCCGTCTGCAGCACTAGCAGCTCAACCAAGGGTAAGAAcattcaacatgacaatgaaaaaTGTTGTGCAGAATGCGGATGTGGTGGCATGTATGCTTGATATAAAATCAGTAGAGGTTAAAGTGTTAATAGATTTTGGAGTAACTAGATCCTTTATTGCTGAAAGTGTTATTGCTAGATTAAAGTTTGTTGCATACCCTCTCGAACCTAATTTGATTAAAGAAGTAACGAATCAAGAAAGAGTTACTGCCAAGAGAATATGTCCCATTTGCGATAggattatagaaggtcggcacttttccgCTGAATTATCTttttttaagttaggagaattcaacgttctattagggatggattggttttCAAACCACTATGTGCAAATCGAATTTAGaagcaagaaagtgaaattaGAGACCAAGGATGGTattgaagtgatattcaaaggaaataagcaagagaagaagtttctAATGGCTATCCAAATGAAGAGATTGTTACAACATGGGTGTGAAGCGTATTTAGCACATCTGAAGGATGTAGAAAGTGAGTCCTTAAGGATTAAAGATAGTCCAGTAGTTAAAgattttcccgatgtgtttctAGATGAACTACttggactacctccagatcgaCAGGTCGAGTTTACGATTGGTTTGGATCCTGGAACGGAATCAATATCGAAAGTTCCATATCGAATGATGCATGTCGAGATAAAAGAGTTAGCGACGTAGTTGCAGGAATTgctggataaaggagttattttCCTGAGTGTATCCCTGAGGGGTGCACCGGTGCTATTTGTAAATAAGAAAGATGAAAGTCTGAGGCTGTGTATCAATTATCGTGAATTGAATGAGTTGAGgaataagaataagtatcctctatCGCGAATCGACGACTTGCTTTGATAAATTGGAAGGAGCTACTTGTTcctcaaagattgacttaagatctggttATCATCAGCTGAAGATTAAGCGGACGATATACCCAAGACGGCgtttcgaacaagatatggacactatgagttcttgtgatcgcgtttggattgacaaatgcgccagctgcatttatggatatcaggaatagagtattcaagaaatatttggataagttcatgATCGTATTtttttattgatgatatcttgatatactccaagACGGAGGGAGAATATATGGAACATTTGAGGATGtttttggagattttgaggaaagagaagttatatgcaaagtttttgaaatgtgagttttggttaaaggaagttcaatttcttggacatgtagttaaCAATGAAGGTATTAAAAGTGGACCCAACTAAAATAGAAGATGTGACGAATTGGGATAGGCCTAAGACTCCTATAGAAGTCATAAGCTCTCTTGGATTATCGAGGTATTACAGGAGATTtgtacaagatttttctaagattgctgtcccattgactaagttgacaaggaagaatgaaaagtttgtttggacggaTAAGTGTGAATGAAGCTTTTAAaagttaaagaaaaggttggtaaccgCATCAGTGTAGGTTTCACCCGACGAAAATGTAAGTTTGTGATCTACAACGATCCTTCGTATAAAGGGCttggttgtgtgttgatgcaacacaggaAAGTGATAGTATCTGTGACAAGGAAATTAAAGCCATATGAGCAGAAATATcttacgcatgatctagaattagcagctattatgtttgcccttaagatttggaggcattattcgTATGGTgtaaagtgtgagatttatatggaccacaaaagcttaaagtatattaTTACGTAGAAAGAATTGACTATGTGGtgaaggagatggttggaattgatcaaagattacgacgGTAGTATCAGTTATCCTCccggaaaggcgaatgttgtagcagatgcgctaagccgTAAATAAGGGTTGAATGTGTTAAAATTCATCTGAGGAATTAATAAAGGATTTTGGGAAGTTGGAAATAGAAGTGTGAATTCCAGAAATGAGAAGTGAGGTAATGTATGCAATGACTTTTTAGCCGAAAATTTTAGAAAAGATTCGACGTCATCAAGAATAAATGATAAACCACGAGAATGATAAGTTGTCTGGAAAAGAAAttaaggctcaaaaggataataAAGGAATATACCAAGTTGCTCGCATATCTGAAATTTTTAGTGTTATGGAATTGATACACGAGATTCTTCATAAAGCACATAACTCAAGATTATCGATTCACCATGGAAGTACAAAAATATAGAAGGACTTAAaaaaagttattggtggccaaatatgaaaaaggaagattgcgaaatggataagtaaatgctatACGTGCTAGaaagtaaaagcggaacatcagcgaccgggtggattgcttcaaccactagacATACCTGAACGAAAATGGGAGCTTATCGCGATGAATTTCGTGGTAAGATTACCAAAGactaagtctaatcatgatgcaatatgggtaataATTGATCAATTGACAAACTCAGCGCGTTTCTTGCATATCAGTGAAAGATTCTCATTGGAAAATTTTAGTTAAGATGTATGTGGATGAAATCGTCATGCGTcacagagttccagtgtctatcgtatccggtAGAGATCCGAAATTTAACTCGAGATCTTGGCGATAATTTCATGGTCATTTGGAAGCTAAATTGAAAAATGAGTATGACATATCATCCGCAGAACATcagacaaagtgaaaggactattcaaacaATCGAAGGTACGTTGCAAACTTGTGCATTGGATTTTAAAGGGAATTGAGACGATGTTTTTCctttgattgaattctcttataatAATAGTTATCACGCAACTATCGACATACCGCCTTACGAGgcattgtatggaagaaagtgcagatcccctacctattgggacgaagttggcgAACATAAATTATTAGCCCATAGTTGATGCAGCAGAAGAAAGAGAAAATGGATGTGATTCACAAAAGGCtgattgctgctcaagatcgatAGAAGAAAGATGCAGATCACAATAATAAAGGATGTGATGTTCGCACCCCCATTCAAGGTATTGTTAAAGATCCCTCCATGGAAAGGTCTATCCAGATTCGGGAAGAACAGCAGGCTAAGTCCTAAATATACTGGACCATTCGAAGTGCTAAGGCAAATTGGAAAAGTAACATATAAGTTAACGTTACCTCTgcagatgcaacatcttcataacgtgCTTCACGTTtctctcctgaagaagtataatgtTGATGCTAGTCATGTGATTGAGCTAGGACCCATGGAAATTCAATGAGATCTATTAGATGTGGAGCATCCAGTATAAATTCTAGATCATAAAGAAAAAGTGCTTAAAAATAAAGTGGTGCCTCCAGttagagttttatggagaaatcccAGGATAGAAGAGTCAGCTTGGAAATTAGAAACTGAATTACGGGATAAATATCCCCATTCTATTTGTTTAGattagattctgaggacggaatcctttcaAGGGGGTAGAATGTAACGACTTGGAATTTTCGTGAATTAACTATGcgagtaaagtgtaattatgtaaattatgtgttattatatgagaatggaaatattttaataaatattatattccaATTTGATGTGTCAGCTGGaataaagagaatgattgtgaagcgtagttAAAAACGCTCAGAGTCGGGCCGTCAGtcaggacgcgacccgttacacgaagaatgaatattagtaaaaaagaaaattttatgattaagtaTATTTCATTACGATATGTGATATGTGAAACTATGTTAAGGTGaatgattatgtgattatatgcttgtatgatattatttggaattttagaaaaaaaGAAGTGCATTAATTACTATGTATATAGgttataaatgcatttttattctttaagaaaaataatttttaaaataatttttatttataattttgaatttgattttattaaattcctaaaattctaagctatttaATGGTGTCACCCgatctctctctttctctttctctatccTAAATGCAACACCAAAATCTACTTAGAATTCAAAGATCTTGCCATTAATCTTTATCATTTTCAATTCTCTATCCATATACTCTTTGCATGTAAACGTTTAAGGAgtttttgcatcaacatctcttggttatatctaagaaaatataattttttagtGTATTATCTTAAGAGAGAGTATAGTACATAAGTTTTGTGATTTTCTTGGTTTTGTTTTAGAGATAGGTTCAAATTTTTACTACTAAAAGATTCAGAAAACGGAGGCATTTAGGATTGTAGATTCAAATAATGGAGGCATTCgggctagaaaagggaaaggaaacataggtggcagtagttcagcttcagtagttcagtttcaatttcagtaaagcaggaaagcgatttaaggcaagtaaTTTTGCCTTGTCTTATGAACTGATATTgctaatgccatgataaagtagtgagtttttttatacttgtgataaacctgttattgatttctgagaaaccctaatattgattcTTGTGATAACTTGTTACTGAATCATGTTCGACCGTTTACAACCACTTGATTGATTCATACCCGATTACATTGCCTGTTTCCTTTGTCACCCTATGATCTCGTAAACCCTAagagaacctttatgaattcccTTGCGAAATGTCTTGAGTAACCtgaattcttcattaacttgaataCATTTGCCTTGATGATTAATTCTCTTGAATACCTTGAACTTGATTGCTTGCTTTGCTTCAATAATTCCATATATTGACCATTGCTTATAACTTGAATTCCTTGAACTACATTTATTTGTTAACTATCCTTTATTTCCATATCCAAACTTTGTCACTGGATGTCCGCCATGTACTACACTTAATATCTGACACCCCTACCTTTGTTGATTATCGTtataactctttttcaatacttaTTCCTTAGTTGTTGAATCATTGATATTCATCCTTGATGACCCCTCTAGTATGAGGATAGTTCTTCTTTTGATAAGAATCTCGTAATCCTAATACTCTGATTGTTGATCGTAGTCTTATTATTTGGAATCCCTTAAAGATTGATATGATTCTTTCATGCCTTAAGAACTTTTGAAATGTTACTCTTTCTGGCATCTAATTCCTAAAAATGCAAAAATTTTAAAAGTTGAATTGCCAAAGGGgaaaaatgttttcttgagaattTCCAAAAGGGcaaaatgttttcttgagaatagtggatctggactaagatGCCTTGGATCCCTTCAATATtgtttagaacccagcgaggtttaggattacttcgcggctaatTACCGGatgtaatctgtagcgtcataaaatgattttgagcagTGATTTGGTCAAAAAAATTGACTTAAATAATGATGCCATGATACCATATATCTTGTTTCGTGATATTATTATGCTTTCCTAATATGATTTCTGCTATTGAATTGCGACGAATGTCTAGTTTCACCCTATCTTAATCCTTGATAGCCCAAACCTTTCCTCATAACCTTTGTATagccaaagatagaaatctgccacctagagatttaaaagtagaatgcctcatATTTTtctattgttattattattgctttatagaactgctatataggtacttgctgagcttttgtgCTCATTTATATTTGCTTTGCTCTATCCATGgaagttaagaaagaagatggccagacttaggcgttCAGCTCGCATGAGCATTCCTGGCAGTCCCTACCGTGTCATAGGTTTGTAGATGCTAGAGCAGGTAGCAGTGAGTGTGAGCATGCGTAGTAGATGGAAGGATTCTTTAAGTTGGTTcggatacaatgggttatctgccGATTCTATTTATGAATCGAATGAAAttgaattcattaatattttgggttgtaatatatttattttggttGGTAGTTGCAATCTTGTCTCAGACTTAATCCTGTGtagatcctgttagtagttaatcgaaGTTTAATATATCTGTTGATAttattagtttaatggtgtgtgagtcctcatttcctaaccccaagattgaggtcgtcacattAAACAATGAAATGATTTGATTAGCAGGGACTGGGGTATTAGGAAAACAAGTATTGAAAATTAACTGACAAAATATAGCATAATATACTACATTATCAGGATCAGCTTTTAGTCTATCCCATATTAAACAAAGAACTACTCTACCAAAATCATAGTTAGCAACATGGattagagagtacccaatttATTTTGTCATTATGGGAAGTGCATCAAAATTAGTGCACTTGTTGTTGAAAGCTCGAATGATGCAATCAAAATAGAAGTTCCACTCATTCCTCAGCCCATTCATCTTCAATTGTCCCATGTTCTTCATATCTTTATCGTAGCCCATCACAGTGAAAAACCTCCTCATTTCAGCATCTCCAATGAAGGTGGAGTAAGAATTATGAGCAGGGAGATGAAGAGCTTCCTTTACTGTTTGAAGAGTCAGAACCTGTTGGGACAACGGATCTCGGCCTTGCATTTTACAATATGAATTTCTATAGAGAGTTCGAACAGAACgttaaccttaatcgctacggcgCAATCGATTCAAGTCCACGTCTTCTCCTGTATACCTCGATTCTCCTTAgacgaagtgtgggcttcgatctcccaaggtttACCTCTCCTTAAAGCTCTAAAAATCCTACaccctagctggctccttgagaaaaatgtttgcc carries:
- the LOC141690568 gene encoding uncharacterized protein LOC141690568, encoding MELTYFKYGKVGHMSRNCKGLVQKANVLRITGPSPSAALAAQPRVRTFNMTMKNVVQNADVVACMLDIKSVEVKVLIDFGVTRSFIAESVIARLKFVAYPLEPNLIKEVTNQERVTAKRICPICDRIIEGRHFSAELSFFKLGEFNVLLGMDWFSNHYVQIEFRSKKVKLETKDGIEVIFKGNKQEKKFLMAIQMKRLLQHGCEAYLAHLKDVESESLRIKDSPVVKDFPDVFLDELLGLPPDRQVEFTIGLDPGTESISKVPYRMMHVEIKELAT